The following proteins come from a genomic window of Proteiniphilum propionicum:
- the meaB gene encoding methylmalonyl Co-A mutase-associated GTPase MeaB: MEHPENDPKYSGLMVNKGISRPPSVNPYMKKPLRSSTLSVTEYVEGILSGDRVILSRAVTLVESSRPEHQDMAQAIIEKCLPYAGNSIRVGITGVPGAGKSTSIDAFGIHLLKNGHKLAVLAIDPSSERSKGSILGDKTRMEKLSREHDAFIRPSPSAGSLGGVARKTRESIILCEAAGFDYLFVETVGVGQSETAVHSMVDFFLLIQLAGTGDELQGIKRGIMEMADGIVINKADGDNIDKAKMAQRQLKNALHLYPVPESGWIPEVLTYSGFYDIGIDEVWDMVHRYVDFVKLNGYFDRKRKEQAKFWMFESINEQLRNGFYRDPEIAKLLSDLEKEVLCDRKSSFVAAKEALDRYYQRKK; the protein is encoded by the coding sequence ATGGAACACCCCGAAAACGACCCCAAATATAGCGGACTTATGGTAAATAAAGGTATCTCTCGACCACCAAGTGTAAATCCTTATATGAAGAAACCATTGAGGAGCAGCACGCTTTCGGTCACTGAATACGTGGAAGGCATCTTGTCTGGTGACAGAGTGATACTGAGCAGGGCTGTAACACTTGTGGAGAGTTCACGCCCGGAACATCAGGATATGGCACAGGCTATTATCGAGAAATGCCTGCCATATGCCGGGAATTCTATCCGTGTGGGCATCACAGGTGTTCCCGGAGCTGGGAAAAGCACATCCATCGATGCTTTCGGGATACATCTACTTAAGAACGGGCATAAACTGGCAGTGCTTGCCATTGATCCTTCAAGTGAACGTTCGAAAGGGAGTATTCTAGGAGACAAAACCAGGATGGAAAAGCTCTCCCGCGAGCATGATGCCTTTATACGCCCCTCTCCCTCGGCTGGATCTCTGGGGGGCGTAGCACGCAAAACAAGGGAGTCGATTATCCTTTGTGAAGCAGCCGGATTCGATTACCTTTTTGTGGAGACTGTGGGAGTAGGCCAGTCGGAGACTGCAGTCCATTCCATGGTAGATTTTTTTCTGCTGATTCAGTTAGCCGGCACAGGTGATGAGCTGCAGGGTATTAAACGGGGAATTATGGAGATGGCTGATGGTATTGTAATAAATAAAGCCGATGGAGATAATATCGATAAGGCAAAGATGGCACAGCGGCAACTGAAAAACGCACTGCATCTCTACCCGGTTCCTGAATCGGGATGGATACCCGAAGTGCTTACCTATTCGGGATTTTATGATATTGGGATAGATGAGGTTTGGGATATGGTGCACCGGTATGTTGATTTTGTGAAGCTGAACGGATATTTCGACCGCAAAAGAAAGGAGCAGGCTAAGTTCTGGATGTTTGAAAGCATTAACGAGCAGCTAAGAAACGGTTTCTATCGTGATCCGGAGATTGCAAAATTGTTATCTGACCTTGAAAAAGAGGTGCTTTGCGACCGTAAAAGCTCATTTGTGGCAGCCAAGGAGGCGCTTGACAGGTATTATCAGCGGAAAAAATAA
- a CDS encoding DUF1573 domain-containing protein, with protein MKKLSLIFVFTVLISGAVFSQSKADMEFKKTEHNFGTIKEEIGAVTTQFEFTNKGNSPLVIHRVTTSCGCTTPGYTREPVLPGKKGVISAQYSTVRRPGTFNKTITVYTNVPDTVYILTIKGNVTPKR; from the coding sequence ATGAAAAAGTTGAGTTTAATATTCGTATTTACCGTTCTGATTAGCGGAGCAGTCTTTTCACAGTCGAAGGCTGATATGGAATTTAAGAAGACTGAGCATAATTTTGGTACTATCAAAGAGGAGATAGGTGCAGTAACCACTCAATTTGAGTTTACCAACAAAGGTAATAGCCCCCTTGTCATACATAGGGTGACAACATCATGCGGGTGCACTACGCCCGGATATACACGAGAGCCGGTTTTGCCCGGTAAAAAAGGAGTAATTTCCGCGCAGTATTCCACAGTACGTCGTCCTGGCACATTTAACAAGACTATAACCGTTTATACAAATGTACCCGACACAGTTTACATACTCACAATCAAGGGTAATGTGACTCCAAAAAGATAA